The Cytophagia bacterium CHB2 DNA window CGTCTGCTGCTTCTACGTCTGCGCGGCTCGTCACCGAGATGCGCACGTTCACGCCGGTGTAACTGGGCAGAAAGGCGATTTTTCCGAAACGTTCCAATTCAGATACTGGCGTTAAAATTTCGGCAAGCGCGGATTCCGCAATGCCAAAAGTTCGAATCGTGCGATGACGAATAATATCACCGGCGGCGCATGCGCGCAAAAGCGGCAACAACGGGCCGGTGAAAATGCCCTTCATCTCCGCCGGCACGCCGGGCAGGACGATGCAGAATTTATGATCCTTTTCAAAGAGCAATCCTGGCGCCGTGCCGAATTCATTCCACAACACCTTCGCGCCCGCCGGCACTTGTGCTTGCGCGAGATTGATCGGCGACATCACCATACCGCGCTTCGCAAACAAGTCCTTGACGTGTTGCAAAACCTTTTCGTCCGTCGCCATCTTCGCGGCGCCAAAAAAATCCGCCACCACTTTTTTGGTGATATCGTCGTGCGTTGGGCCAAGCCCGCCGGTGAGCAGGATGATATCCGCACGCGACCAGGCAAGTTGCAAGCAGCGCGTAATGTCGTCGTGCCGATCACCCACGGTTGTCGCGTAGCGTATGGGAATGCCGAGCATGCTGAGTTGCTCGCCCAGCCATGCGGCGTTGGTATTGACAATCTGGCCGATGAGTAATTCATCGCCGATCGCGATGACTTCGGCGATCATTTGGGGTCCTTAAGAGCAAGAAAAACGCTGTTGCATCATCTACAGCGTACAGCATGGTCTTGCGGAAAATTTGTACTTATGACTAGAACCGCAGCAGTGCAGATGTTCCTTCTGCAGCGCTGCGCGAATCTGAGCGGTGATCGGAGGCTCCTGAATCACG harbors:
- a CDS encoding competence/damage-inducible protein A, which produces MIAEVIAIGDELLIGQIVNTNAAWLGEQLSMLGIPIRYATTVGDRHDDITRCLQLAWSRADIILLTGGLGPTHDDITKKVVADFFGAAKMATDEKVLQHVKDLFAKRGMVMSPINLAQAQVPAGAKVLWNEFGTAPGLLFEKDHKFCIVLPGVPAEMKGIFTGPLLPLLRACAAGDIIRHRTIRTFGIAESALAEILTPVSELERFGKIAFLPSYTGVNVRISVTSRADVEAADAIRQAETLIKAKAGKYIYGYDNETLEEVIGAKLRAKQATLAVAESCTGGLIANRLTNISGSSEYFERGFVTYSNAAKIALLRVPEQVIAEHGAVSEACARAMASGVREVSGATYGLATTGIAGPTGGTAEKPVGLVWAAVASPQRVGAKSIVFSTDRLINKERFSSFALSLLYRALQQENT